One genomic region from Conexibacter woesei DSM 14684 encodes:
- a CDS encoding NAD(P)H-dependent flavin oxidoreductase, which yields MTEAPVPHPALRTRLCELTGVRVPIVQTGMGWVSDHRLTAATANAGGLGILAGATMSTAELAEAIARTRALTSAPFGVNLRADRPDAAEQVDLLIEGRVAVASFALAPKPDLIARCKAAGLVVIPSIGALRHAEKVAAWGADAVIVQGSEGGGHTGPVPTSVLLPQVCEAVEIPVIAAGGFCDGRGLVAALAYGAAGVAMGTRFLLTQESPVAEQVKRAYLERAVTDTVVTTEVDGVPNRVLRTGVVERIEQTKPLRRLTRAARNAIAFQKLSGTSWPDLVREAVATKRARDLSWSQVVMSANAPMLYRAGLHEGRSDVGVLASGQVVGRIDDLPTCAELIDRIVAEAGAVLDGPLRGDHDDRGDQDDRGDQDGRGDQDDRGFRRG from the coding sequence ATGACCGAGGCGCCTGTGCCGCACCCGGCCCTGCGCACGCGCCTCTGCGAGCTGACGGGCGTCCGCGTGCCGATCGTGCAGACCGGCATGGGGTGGGTCTCCGACCACCGTCTCACCGCCGCGACCGCGAACGCCGGCGGGCTCGGGATCCTCGCGGGCGCGACGATGAGCACGGCCGAGCTGGCGGAGGCGATCGCGCGGACGCGGGCGCTGACGAGCGCGCCGTTCGGCGTCAACCTGCGCGCCGACCGCCCCGACGCCGCCGAGCAGGTCGACCTGCTGATCGAGGGGCGCGTCGCGGTCGCCTCGTTCGCGCTCGCGCCGAAGCCCGACCTGATCGCGCGCTGCAAGGCGGCCGGCCTCGTCGTGATCCCGTCGATCGGCGCGCTGCGCCACGCCGAGAAGGTCGCGGCGTGGGGCGCCGACGCCGTCATCGTGCAGGGGTCCGAGGGCGGCGGCCACACCGGCCCGGTGCCGACGAGCGTCCTCCTGCCGCAGGTCTGCGAGGCGGTCGAGATCCCCGTGATCGCGGCCGGCGGCTTCTGCGACGGGCGCGGGCTCGTCGCCGCGCTCGCCTACGGCGCCGCCGGCGTCGCGATGGGAACCCGCTTCCTGCTGACGCAGGAGAGCCCGGTCGCCGAGCAGGTCAAGCGCGCGTATCTCGAACGCGCCGTCACCGACACCGTCGTCACGACGGAGGTCGACGGCGTGCCGAACCGCGTGCTGCGCACCGGCGTCGTCGAGCGGATCGAGCAGACGAAGCCGCTCCGCCGCCTCACGCGCGCGGCCCGCAACGCGATCGCGTTCCAGAAGCTGTCCGGCACGTCGTGGCCGGACCTCGTGCGCGAGGCCGTCGCGACCAAGCGCGCGCGGGACCTCAGCTGGAGCCAGGTCGTGATGTCCGCCAACGCGCCGATGCTCTACCGCGCGGGCCTGCACGAGGGGCGCAGCGACGTCGGCGTGCTGGCGAGCGGGCAGGTTGTCGGGCGGATCGACGACCTGCCGACCTGCGCCGAGCTGATCGACCGCATCGTCGCCGAGGCCGGCGCGGTCCTCGACGGGCCGCTGCGCGGCGACCACGACGACCGCGGCGACCAAGACGACCGCGGCGACCAAGACGGCCGCGGCGACCAAGACGACCGCGGCTTCCGCCGCGGGTGA
- a CDS encoding SDR family oxidoreductase yields MSGFVQGRVAIVTGAGQGLGRAHAHAYAQHGAHVVVNDVGDGAERVAREIAAAGGSALAHAADVADWRAAGGLVDAALARFGRLDVLVNNAGIVRDRMLVSMSEQEWDAVLRVNLKGHFLPLRHAAAHWRAVAKAGGEPRARVINTSSGAGLLGAVGQGNYAAAKAGVAALTQVAAAELRRYGVAVNAIAPSARTPMTEAVFAEQMRRPAGAFDAMDPANVSALVVWLGSVEAGAVSGRVFEVEGSKVSVADGWRYTQPADKGARWEPAELGAVVAGLLARAPAPAPVYGAA; encoded by the coding sequence GTGAGCGGGTTCGTGCAGGGGCGCGTCGCGATCGTGACCGGCGCGGGGCAGGGCCTCGGGCGCGCGCACGCGCATGCCTACGCGCAGCACGGCGCGCACGTCGTCGTCAACGACGTCGGCGATGGCGCCGAGCGCGTCGCGCGCGAGATCGCGGCCGCCGGCGGCTCGGCGCTCGCGCACGCGGCCGACGTCGCCGACTGGCGGGCGGCGGGCGGGCTCGTCGACGCCGCGCTCGCGCGCTTCGGCAGGTTGGACGTGCTCGTCAACAACGCCGGGATCGTGCGCGACCGCATGCTCGTCTCGATGAGCGAACAGGAGTGGGACGCGGTGCTGCGCGTCAACCTCAAGGGCCACTTCCTGCCGCTGCGCCATGCCGCCGCGCACTGGCGCGCGGTCGCGAAGGCGGGCGGCGAGCCGCGGGCGCGCGTGATCAACACGTCCTCCGGCGCCGGCCTGCTCGGCGCGGTCGGGCAGGGCAACTACGCCGCCGCGAAGGCCGGCGTCGCGGCGTTGACGCAGGTCGCCGCGGCCGAGCTGCGGCGCTACGGCGTCGCCGTCAACGCGATCGCTCCGAGCGCGCGCACGCCGATGACCGAGGCGGTCTTCGCCGAGCAGATGAGACGGCCGGCGGGCGCCTTCGACGCGATGGACCCGGCGAACGTCTCGGCCCTCGTCGTCTGGCTCGGCTCGGTCGAGGCGGGCGCCGTCAGCGGCCGCGTCTTCGAGGTCGAGGGCTCGAAGGTGAGCGTCGCCGACGGCTGGCGCTACACGCAGCCGGCCGACAAGGGCGCGCGCTGGGAGCCGGCAGAGCTGGGCGCCGTCGTCGCCGGCCTGCTCGCGCGGGCGCCCGCGCCGGCACCCGTCTACGGCGCCGCGTGA